GAGAATGGCTCTGCCATTGATTGCAGCGGCTTTGTTGATTTCACTCTTTAACTTGTCGCTCGCGGAATCAGACCGCCCAGATCTTTTGACACGCGGTTTTGACCGCACGTACATCGTCAAGTATTTAGGGATGTACAATTACGCGCTTTACGACACGGTCGAAAGCGTGAAAGCTTCCTCCCAGCGGGTTATGGCAGATAGCGATGACAATACGGAAGTGTTGAATTACACGAAATCGAATTACGCAAAACCGGATGAAGCGTATTTCGGCGCAGCTGAGGACATGAACGTCATCTATTTGCATTTGGAATCGTTCCAAACCTTCCTGATAGATTATGAGCTGGACGGCGAAGAAGTGACGCCATTTTTGAATTCGATGGTAGAAGACCCAAACACCATGTATTTCGATAATTTCTTCCATCAAACGGCTCAAGGCAAGACGTCCGATGCCGAATTCATGTTAGAAAACTCCCTATTTGGCTTGCCAAAAGGTTCAGCGTTTATTACGAAAGGGCAGAACACATATCAGTCCGCGCCCGCCATCTTGAAAGATGAGGGCTATACATCGGCTGTATTCCATGGCAATAACGGGACGTTCTGGAACCGCTCTGAAATCTATAAGTCTTTCGGTTACGATCATTTCTTTGATATCGAATCGTACCCGAATACGACTGAAGCTGACATGGCCGAATATGGCTTGATGGATAAGCCATTCTTCGAGCAGTCAGCGCCGCTTTTAGAGTCGCTGCCGGAGCCATTTTATACGAAATTCATCACCGTAGCGCACCATTTCCCTTATAAAATGGACCAGCAACTGGCGACCATCGAAAAAGGGACAACGGGTGACGCGAGCGTCGATAATTATTTCCAGACGGCGCGTTATGCCGACGAAGCGATCAAGCAATTTTTCGAACAGCTCGAAGCGTCGGGACTTGCGGACAACACGATGATCATCATGTACGGAGACCATTACGGCATTTCTGATAACCATAATGAAGCGATGGCTGAAGTCTTGTCGAAAGACATTACGCCGGTTGAAAATGCCAAGCTTCAACGCGTGCCATTGTTCATCCATGTGCCAGGAATGGATGGCGGCCTCAACGATACGTACGGCGGCCAGATTGACCTATTGCCGACCGTGCTGCATTTGCTCGGTGTGGATACGCAAAACTATGTGCATTTCGGGACCGATTTATTGTCTGAAGAACATGAAGAACTCGTCATGTTCCGCAACGGCGATTATGTCAGTCCCGAGGCTTACTCCATCGGCGAAGCGTTTTACGACCCTGCCAGCGGATTGCCGCTTGAAGAAGGGCAGCTTGAAGAAGCCGAGATGCTGAAACAGCTCGGCAGATATGAACTGCAACTGTCGGATGGCGTCGTCAATGGCGACTTGCTGAGGTTTTACACACCTGTTGGATTCACCCCGGTCGACCCGGCGGATTATTATTACCAACAGCCGAGAAATACGGATAATTGATGGAACAAGATGCCCAGAACCGATCGATCGGTCATGGGCATCTTTTTTGTTTGGGCTGGCAGCCGGGCAAAAAACTTCTCTAACAGCCATGAATGTGAAAGACTAAAAGAAAGCTGATTTATTATCGTAAAGGAGCGACAGATTATGTTTTCATTTTTTAAGAAAAAATGTGCAGTGTGCAAACAAAGCGCGCGGCAGCCAAGAAAATATTATAACGACCGCAACGAGGCGGTGGTCGTTTGTGCGCAATGCGTATTGTATGCAGAGAGGCGCGCCTTTCGTAAGCGCAGTGCCTGATCGCAAAAGGCTTGCCGGAACTCGCATGGGTTCTGCCATCATCACAAGAAACCAGCTACACGGAAGGGGCAGCTCATGAATCATCGAATCGAACTTACATCCGAAAATCTCCACTCGTCGTTCAACCAGGCCTATAAGCCAATCCTGTCGGTGCATTCCGGCGACACCCTCGAGGCACGGACGCCGGACATCGAATGGGGCTATTCGGCGCATGAAGGTGAAGAGCGGATCATTTATAGCTCGAGGGAACAGGAAGAAAAACTTGGCCATCCGCTTATCGGGCCGATTGAAATCGAAGGCGCAAAGCCCGGGATGGTGCTGGAAGTACGTATCAACGAGAATGTCCCTGGCTGGTATGGCCGCAACTGGGCAGGAGGGACGCCGGCTTGGCAAAATGAAAAACTCGGCATCGCAAATAGCGAGCGCCTCCAAGTCGACTGGACGCTAAACCGCGAACAAATGACCGGCAAGTGCACATTGTCCGGAACCGAGTTCAGCGTCGCCTTATCGCCATTTCTCGGGTTGATCGGCTTGGCGCCAGGCGCACCAGGCACCCACCGGACCGCTCCGCCATACCGGACGGGCGGCAATATCGACTGCAAGGAACTGGTCAAAGGCAGCTCGCTGTTTTTGCCGGTTGAAGTGGACGGTGCGATGCTGTCGTTCGGCGATGGACACGCTTTGCAAGGCGACGGGGAAAACTCGGGTACGGCGATCGAATGCCCGATGGACCACGTCGCATTGACGGTCGTGCTTCACGAAGAGATGACGCTCCATATGCCAAAGGCGAAAACGCCGGCAGGCTGGGTAACGTTTGGCTTTGATGAAGACTTGAATGAAGCGGCCGCGACAGCGCTCGATGAAATGATCGGCTTGATTCAAGATTTTCATTCCGTTTCCAAAACACAAGCGACCGCTTTGGCAAGTGTGGCGGTCGATTTGCACATCACCCAGATCGTCAATGGCGTCAAAGGGGTCCACGCCCTCTTGCCACACGGGGCGATCCGTTGAGATGACATATGAAAAAGCTGTTCTACAGATGTAATCATCTGCGGAACAGCTTTTTTTGATGGGCTAGTTTATTACATCTTGATCGGGACACGTTTTGTCAAAAGTCTCATGACCAGGAAAAGCACAAGAAGCATGGCGACCGAGCCGAGTACAATCAGCCAGAAATCCATTTCCAGCGGTTCGTATGGCAGCCAGTCCAGTGTGTAATTTCCAGGCTTCCATAGATAGTCGTTGAGGCCGAAGACGATGAACGACAAGGCGATAAAGCCAAACCCGGCAATCCAGCGGAAGCGGTAATAGCCGATGCTGATGAGCCAGCCGGCGAAAAAATAAGTGAGCACATTCAAGAACAGCCCAATCGCTGCAGCGGCTGCGCCAGCTGTGGATTCGAAAACGACAGCCGTATCCAGTGCGACCGGGAAGATCGAAGCTTTAGCCAACAAGTGTTGAAGGCCGTTAATGGCGAGCGGTACAACGGTCAGGAATAAAGCGAACCCAGTGGCGGCAAGGGAGATGCCGAAGAAAGAATCCCGTCGGCTAACGCCTTGTTGGATATGCCGGCCCATGAACGTATAGGCTGTCATGATGCCGAGCACCAGCGTGAAGATACTTGTCGAGTACTGGGAGAAGGTGAAGAACCCTTCAATGGGGGCGGGCCCGCCATTCAGCCAAAAAACCCGGATCAAATGGATCGCCAGCAAAATGGAGAAAAACCAAAGGCTCCAACGGATCATTTCCTTAAATACGGCAGTGGCTACTTTCATAGAGCGTGTGGATGTCATATCAGTTCGCCTCCTCGGTTAAGTAGATGAACAGGTCTTGAAGCGAGACGGGGCCTATTTCGAGTCCTAAAGCATGGGCTTCCTGGCGTTTTGTTTCGTCGAGTTCCCCGTAGACCATCACGGATTTCGTGCCGCCGAGCTGCTGTTCGTTCAGTCGCTGCATAGTTGCTGTAAATGCATCGACATCTGCTGCTGCGCCAGTGACCGATGCGCCTTGCGCTTCAAGTGTTTCATAAGGTTCATTTAAGACCAGTCGTCCTTGGTCGATGATGACGACATGGTCGAACAAATAATCCATCTCGGATACCAAATGAGTGGACAGGATGAACGTACGCGGATGTTCTTCCTGGTCTTTCAGAATCTCTTTATAAAAAATCTCACGTGCCGGTGCGTCCATGCCAAGATAGGCTTCATCGAAAATCGTAATGGGTGCGCGGCTTGCGAGGCCGATGACGACATTCAGTGCCGACTGCATGCCTTTCGATAATTTGTTGACGGGTTTGTCGACAGGCAATTTGAAACGTTTGATCAAATGCTCGGCATTGTCCATGTCAAAATGTGGGCGGTAATGAGCGGCAAGTGCGATCAATTTCTTCGCCTTCTCTGTTTCTTCTTTATAGTCTTTGTCATAAATGAACGCGATTTGCTCCATTTTCTCCGGGTTTTCGAACACAAGAGCTCCATCAACGGCTACTTCACCAGTTGTCGGTTCACGAAAAGCGGCAATTAACGAAAGCAGCGAAGTTTTGCCTGCGCCGTTCCGGCCGATGAGCCCGTGGATTTTGCCGGCTTCGAGCGTCAGGGAGATGTCTTTCAAGGCTTCAAATTTCTTGAATTTCAAGGTCACATGATTGAGTTGAACGGCTGTCATCACACATCACGTCCTTTCGTGGATTTGATCAATTCGATGATTTCGAGCTCGGTGATGCCAAGCTTTTCTGCTTCTTGCACCAGGCGGGTGACGTAATTGTCAACGAATGCTTTTTTGCGCTGCTGGACTAATGTGTGCTTTGCGCCTTCTGCTACGAACATGCCGATCCCTCGCTTTTTATAGAGTATGCCTTCATCGACGAGCTGTGTGATGCCTTTGGACACGGTGGCGTGATTGATTTTGTAGAAGTTAACCAATTGATTGGTGGATGGGGCTTGGTCGCCTTCTTGCAATTGATCATTGACGATCTGGTCTTCGATCAATTCGCGAATTTGCAGGAACAGGGGCTTTGTCGAATCGGATGGATTGATCATGAAAACACCTCCTCTAGGTGATTTAGTGTAACGGTTATATACTTATGTGTATAACCATATAACTAAAATGATTTCTTGTCAATAGAATTGTCAGAAAAATTTTGGCGCAAAAAAAACCGCTGCGAGGGCGGCTTTACAAAGAAGACGTAAATTCGGTTAATGAATGGTCGACGACTTGGATAAACTCATCGATATCCCGTGTGCTGGTTTCTCGGTGAAAGGAGATGCGGACGAATTTTCGTGCCGCATCCGGTTCTGTTCCCATCGCAAGCATTGCGGACATCGCTTCGCCATAGCCGATCTTACAAGCGGTGCCAGTCGAGATGGCGATCTGTGCACGGTTGCAATCGAGCATCATCCATTGTCCTTCAACATGCGGCAAGATCAAGCCTTGGATAAACGGAGATTTTGTGGTGACTTCACCTGTTGCGATTACGCCATCAGGCAAATGTGCGAACAGGTAGTCCTGAAGTTTTTGCGCATGTTCGTAACTGTGTGGCTGCTCGCTGATGGCGAGCTTCGCGGCGATGGTGGCGGAGACGATACCCGGCACATCAATGGTTCCTGCACGAAATCCATTTTGATGCGTCGTCCCTTCGTAAACCGATTGCCAGTGGATGGACGGGTCAAGGTAGGCGATGCCGACGCCTTTTGGGCCGCCGATTTTATGTGCTGAACACACAGCAGAGGCGACGCCCCATAATCCGATATCGACGGGTAGTTTGCCGAAGCCTTGGACGATATCCGAATGAAGCGGCACGCCGAAGCGACGAGCAATTTGCGCGCATTCTTTGACCGGCTGTACGGCACCCATTTCGGAGTTGACCAGCTGCATCACGACGAGTGCGGTTTTTTCACTGATAGCTTGTTCGAAGGCCTTCATATCGACTTGGCCAAAGCGGTCAACTTCAATGTAATCGATGGTGTAGCCTTGTTTTTCAAGTTCATGCAATGTAGACAACACGGAAGCATGTTCAAGTTTCGTGGAGACAATCTGCCGGCTAGTGGCGGGCCTGCCATTTAGCAGCGAGCGGATCGCGAGTTGATTCGCTTCAGATGCATTGCCGGTGAAATAAATACCGTCGGGCCGGACATTCAAGAATTGTCCCCATAACTTTCGGCACGACACGACATAGTCGGCTGCCGCAGATCCTGCGTCGTGAAGGCTTTGGGTATTCCCAAAGGCTTTTTCCGCAGCTTCTGCGTAGGCGGCGATGGCTTCTTTTCTCATTGGGGCAGTTGCGGCAGAGTCCAGATAAATCATCATCTCTCATCAAATTCCTTCCTTAAATGGACTTTCTTCTTGTAATCACTCTATCTTTATGTCATTAATGGTGTCAAGACACTTGTAAAGAAGGTGTAAAGTTTGTATGATGTTTGCATTATCGGAGGAGGCGTAGCCGGGCTCATGCTTGCGCGTTCGCTACCCGATTCGTATTCGATTGCCTTGCTGACTAAACAGCACGCTTACGCAGGAAACACTGCACTCGCACAAGGCGGCATTGCCGCGAGCATCAGTTTGGACGATTGTGCACAATCCCATGCCATAGATACCATGCTCGCTTCGGCCCATCACGCAGATGCCGAACGGGTGGATATATTAGTCCGTGAAGGAGCTGACATCGTAGCGGAATTGCTTGCACAAGGATTGCCTTATGATGCAGATCGAAACGGCCAGCCCTCTCTTGGCATGGAAGGCGCGCATAGCACCAGGCGCATCTTGCATGCAGGAGGCGATCAAACCGGAAGCATACTGATGCAGTTTCTATTGGAAGATTCCGCAGAGAACATTACGCGCTTATCGGGCCATCAAGCTCTGGAATTGATGATTTCTCAAGGGCGTTGCACGGGTGTTCTTGTCTCTCAGCCTACAGGTGACCGCACGATTATCCGTGCCCGTCACATCGTTCTTGCGACAGGAGGGATTGGCCAATTGTATAACCAGACATCGAACTCCTCCGTTGCAACGGGCGACGGGTTGTCACTTGCTTACCACGCAGGAGCGGTGCTGGAAGATCTGGAGTTTGTCCAATTCCATCCGACGGTCCTAACCATCGGCGGCAAGTCTTGCGGATTGATTTCAGAGGCGGTTCGCGGGGAAGGAGCCCTGCTGGTGGACCGGAACGGCAAGCGCATCATGGAAGGCATCCATCCACTCATGGAACTCGCACCGCGTGATGTCGTGGCGAGAGCCATTGAATGGCATTGGCAACAACATGGCCCTGTGTACTTGGATGCCAGAAAAGTGGCTGAGTTTGCTCAACACTTTCCCTCAATCCAGACGAATTGTTTGCGCCACGGGATCGACCCGCGCTACGAACGGATCCCGGTGCGTCCCGGCGCTCATTTCCATATGGGCGGAGTAAAAACGGACAGCTACGGCGCGACGACGGTTGCAGGACTTTTTGCCATCGGGGAAGTGGCATCTACTGGCGTCCACGGAGCGAACCGACTGGCGAGCAATTCTTTGCTTGAAGGGTTGGTATTCGGTCGACGTCTGGCTAAACGCATCACAGAACTTACTCATCCAGAAGTGCCACTGGACGTGCCTGTAAATTTCAGCGCTAACCAACGGCTTGATTTTGAAGCGCTAGATGAAAGTGAATTGAAAAAAGAAATGACACATGTCGCAGGAATTTTGAGACATCCCAAACAACTGGAACGATTTCTGAAGGCGCATCCGCTGCGTTCGTTTCCACTTCGTGACTATTCGGATGAGCTCATTGCCGAGATCCACCGAAGCACCGCAAGCAGCCTCATTGCGACAGCCGCTTTATTGCGTGAAGAAAGCCGGGGCGGCCATTACCGGGTCGATATCCCGGAAATGAAAGAACAGTGGACCGGAAAAGTCATCGAGTTATCGAAGAACGGTGCGCATTTAAGTGAGCGTAAAATTCAATCCAAGGAGACAGTATGATGAATCGTTTGAAAGCAGAACAAGCGTTAAAGCAATTTTTACTCGAAGATATCGGGGACCGCGACGTATCGTCTGTATTGTTTAGCGATACCGATCACGGCGAAGCCATCGTCCGCATGAAACAAGACGGCGTCATTGCAGGGCTCGACTGTTACATATGGGGATACGGGCTATTGGATGCCTCGGTCAGTGTGGAACTGTTGAAACGGGATGGAGACCGGGTCCAAGCAGGAGAAGCCATCGTGAAATTAACTGGCCCGGTCGCCTCGCTGCTTGCCGGGGAGCGGGTGTTATTGAACTTAGTTCAGCGCATGAGCGCAGTGGCGACCTTGACGGCGAACTGTGTCGAAGCGCTCGGTTCGAGCCATACTAAAATCGTCGATACCCGCAAGACGACCCCGGGGCTGCGCATGTTTGAAAAATACGCAGTTCGCGCAGGCGGCGGGTTCAATCACCGAAACGGGCTGTACGATGCAGTCATGCTAAAAGACAATCACATCGCGGCTGCCGGCTCGATCATTGAGGCAGTGAAAAAAGTGCGCGACTCACTCGGCCATATGACGATGATCGAAGTGGAAGTCGAAACCGAGCAGCAATTGATGGAGGCTATAGAAGCTCAACCTGACGCCATCATGTTTGATAACCAGTCACCTGAGACAATTCGGCACTGGGTCCAGCTTGTGCCAGAATCGATTCGCACAGAAGCATCCGGCGGCATTGATCTCGAGAAGCTCGCGCTTTACCGCGACACCGGCGTCGATGTCATTTCGATTGGTGCCTTAACCCACAGCGTGTCGAATCTTGATATGAGCATGAATCTTTCCATATCCCATAAGGAGGTATTTGTACGATGACTTCTTTGCTTGAAGAACTACAAATGGCGGACGCCATGCCAAAAAGTTACTTAACTGCATCGACTGAAGAACTGCACAAACGAGCAAAACAGGCCCGTGAAACACTTGGGGACCGACTGTATATTCTGGGCCACCATTACCAGAAAGACGAAGTAATTGCATATGCCGATGTTAAAGGCGACTCACTGCAATTGTCCCAAATTGCCGGCCGCCAAACGGCAGATTATATCTTATTCTGCGGCGTCCATTTCATGGCGGAAACGGCCGATATTTTGACCGAACCGCATCAAGCGGTCATCTTGCCGGATATGCGGGCGGGCTGTTCGATGGCGGATATGGCCAATATCGACCAAACTGAACGCGCTTGGCTGGAATTGCAGAAATTATATGGCGATACTATCGTTCCACTGACCTACGTCAATTCGACAGCGGCGATCAAAGCTTTTGTCGGCCGCAACGGCGGGGCGACCGTCACTTCCTCCAATGCCGAAGAAATGGTTGAATGGGCCTTGGCGCAAAAGCAGCGCATGCTGTTCTTGCCCGATCAGCATCTTGGGCGCAACACCGCGGTGAAACTGGGTATTCCGCTCGAGCAGATGGCTGTATGGAATCCCATCAGACAGAAGCTTGAACTCGACTGCGCCATAGAAGAAGTGCAAGTGATCTTGTGGAAAGGGCATTGCTCGGTCCATATGAATTTTCTGCCGAAACACATCGACAACCTGCGTATGAAAGAACCTGATCGCAATATCCTCGTCCATCCGGAATGTACGTACGAAGTCGTCAGCGCATCTGATTTTGCGGGTTCCACGAAATACATCATCGACATGATCGAAGCATCCGAACCAGGATCGAAATGGGCAATTGGCACGGAAATGAACCTTGTCAACCGGCTTATCAAGGATTTTCCAGACCGTGATATCGTCTCCTTAAATCCATTTATGTGTCCGTGTTTGACGATGAACCGCATCGATTTGCCGCATTTTACGTGGATCTTGGAAGAACTGGTGGCAGGCCGTGTCCTTAACCGCATTCAAGTAGATAAGAAAACGTCCGTGGAAGCGAAGATGGCTTTAGAGAAAATGTTATAAGCATGAAACCCGCTGTCCTGAAATGGGGAGCGGGTTTTTTTATGTGATGGGACAATAAAGCCTTGGATGCTAGCTCCCCCTTTATCGATCATCGACTTTCGTGTAATATTTCAGTGAAAGCCTGTTTCGACAAACACTGAAAACATAGGCGCTCATGGATGCCATTCAATTAGTGTTCATAGATGTTCCATAACTTATATCAGCTGAGGGGGTTCATATGGTTTCATCAAAAGATGTAGCAAAATATGCAGGTGTTTCGCAAACGACCGTGTCACGTGTGTTGAATACTCCCGATCGAGTAAAAGAACCTACGTATAAAAAAGTGATGGCGGCCATCGACGAGTTAAATTATATTCCGGATGCGAATGCCCGCTCGCTCGTCCAGCAAAAAACCGATACCATCGCCTTGGTGTCAGGGCCTTTGTTTAACCCGTTTTTTGTAGAAACGACAACATCCATAGTTAATTTTGCCAATGAAAACGGCTTTAAAGTGAATGTCCATTTTTCTAAAAACGAAAACATTACCGATACGTACCACTCCATATTTGAAAACAAAGTGGACGGCATAATCCTGTCCTCTATTTTGATAGAGGATCCTGTTTTCCATAAGTTGGAAAAATCAGGAATTCCCTTCATTACTTACAATAGAAAGCACGAAAGCAATAAGAATTTTGTTGAAATGGATAACGAACAGGCAGGTTTTCTAGCTGCTGATTATTTATTATCGCTTGGTCATGAGACGATTTGCTGGGTGGGTGGGCCCCTAGAAGTCAGCACATTCAAAGGCCGGTATGACGGCTTTTTGAGAGCGTTTCAAAAAAATGATGTCTCAGTGGAGCAAGAGCGGGTTTTTCTAACCGATACAAGCAAAGAAGAATTGCATAAAACTTTTTTGAAAATGGAACAGTTGAAAGACAAACCGACGGCGATTTATGCAGCGACAGATGCTATTGCGATCCAGATGATGGATTTTTATATTTCAGCAGGCTATCGCGTCCCGGAAGATATTAGCATCATCGGCATCGACAATGTAGAAATCGGCCAGCATGCCTCCATCAACTTAACCACGGTCGGCGTTACTTCATCGGCGAATCTCGGTCAATTGGCGATCGAAACACTGATCGATATGATTCGCGAGAAAAATAACCCTTGTATTCAAATCACAAAAGCTGTTAGACTATTCGAAAGAAAGACAACAATGGCAAGAAGGAGGGTATAAGCCCTTTTTTTTCACTCAAAATGGTTACGTAACCATTTTATTGTTAGTGAAAATGATGGCGCTTTCATTGGGGAAGATGAACTGGTATTCATCTAAATAGCAATGGGGTAAAAATTTCACGAAGAAACTGGGGGATGTATATGAAATGGAAACAACGTGAGTTTGGAGAAGAGTCACCTTTTATTCCAGCGGGGCCGTTTAAAATTCGCTTGCCGTTTATTCACTATCGATTTGAGTGGCCGGATTATGTGCAAGGCCTGTTAATGTGCGCAGTTGATCTAGCTGCGATTCCGTTATTGATCGAATTGCTTGGGATGCCTTTTGAAGTGGCGTTAGCCATTGTATTGCTGAACGGGGCCTTTTATTTGCTGCATCATTTGCTCGGGGATCCAGCAGTTCCGGGATGGATTACACCGGCGATTCCGCTGATCATGCTGTATTGCATGCAGTTTCCAGAAGGGCCTGAGAGGATACATGCATTGATCGCTTTTCAGATGACCTTAGGGGTGTTTGCGATTCTTCTTGGATCGACCGGATTGGCTGCCAAAGTCGTATCGAGCATTCCTTCTGCCATTAGGGCCGGAATTATTCTAGGTGCCGGATTTGCCGCAGTGGCGTCGATTTTTGAAGTAGGCGGCCGTTTTGAAACCTTCCCATGGACAATTTCAATTGCTGTCGGTATTGGTTTCTATTTATTGTTTTCAAAGCATTTCGATAAACTCAAAACAACCCATCCGATATGGGGCTTGGTCGGAAAGCTAGGCATTTTCCCGATCATCATCATCGCTATTGTGATTGCGCCGCTGTTTGGCGAAGCGCCATGGCCGACGATTGAATGGGGCTTGATCTCGCCTGATTTTGTCGGCCTATGGACGAACTACACTATGTTTGGTCTAGGGTTCCCGCCGTTGATGCTGTTTGTCACAGGTATTCCAACGGTCCTGGCGGCGTATATTGTTCTTTTCGGCGATGTATTGCAGACGAAAGCATTAGTAAAAGAAGCAGACTTATCACGACCGGATGAAAAACTTGACTACAATCCGAACCGTGCACATTTGATTTTCGGTGCGAGAAATTCAGCGATGAGTGTACTCGGGCCAGATGTGACCATGGCGGGTCCTTTATGGGCAGCGATGCAAGTGGTCGTGGTTCAGCGATATAAAGATGGCCGAAAAGCGATGGATTCTTTCATCGGGGGCGCAGGTTCATTCCGATGGGGAACGAATACCGGCTTGTTGTTATTGCCAATCGTCAGCTTGGTTCAGCCAATTCTCGGAATCGCTCTCGCGTTAACGCTGTTAATCCAAGGATATGTCAGCGTGAAAGTCGGGATCTTGGAAGCGAGAAGTCAAAGTGATTTGGGAATTGCCGGCATTATTGGAGCCGTGCTAGTCATTAAAGGAGCGGCATGGGCTTTCCCAGTCGGTATCGCATTGTGCTTATTGATTTATGGCAAAGACTTCTTCAAGAACGAATCGGATGAGACATTCACGAAAGACCTTGTGCCGGAAACGAAAGAAAATGCTTAACGGATGAAAGGATGTCACGTATGAAAAAGAAACTTTATCTAAACGGTCAATGGCAAGAAACAACAGACTATGCCGAGCTGTTCTCGCCTTACTCGAATGAAAAAATCGGTGAAATTCCGAAAGCTTCCGTATCAGATGTGGAAGCGGCGATTGAAGCAGCTGCTGAAGCACGTGAGGCCATGGAAGCATTGACGGCCTACGAGCGTGCGGCCATCCTTGAGCAATTGGTTTCACTGTTCATTGAACATAAAGAGCAAGCGGCAAAAATCATTGCCCAAGAATCAGCTAAGCCGTTGAAATTTGCATTAGGGGAAATTGACCGGACGATTGAAACGTATAAATTCGCGGCTGAAGAAGCGAAACGGTTATCTGGAGAAATGATTCCGATAGATGCGGCAAAAGGCGGGAACAACCGCTTAGCTTATACGATGCGCGAACCTTTAGGCGTCGTGGCAGCAATTACGCCATTCAACTTCCCGCAAAATTTGGTCGCTCATAAAATAGGTCCAGCGATAGCTGCAGGCAATACAGTCGTATTGAAACCAGCTTCCCAAACTCCGCTTTCGGCCTTTTTCCTGGCCGAACTGCTGGATCAGACAGATTTGCCGAAGGGCGCATTCAACCTGGTCACAGGCAGCGGCAAAACAGTCGGTGATGTGTTGGTCGAAAGCGACCGAGTGAAAATGGTGACCTTTACAGGAAGCCCGGCTGTCGGCAAAGGGATACGGGATAAGGCAGGACTGAAGAAAGTCGCCTTGGAACTGGGATCGAATGCAGGGATGATCGTCGACGAAGGAGTCGATCTGGATTTGGTGGTGGAGAAAGCGGTTGCCGGTGCTTTTTC
This is a stretch of genomic DNA from Planococcus maritimus. It encodes these proteins:
- a CDS encoding acetamidase/formamidase family protein encodes the protein MNHRIELTSENLHSSFNQAYKPILSVHSGDTLEARTPDIEWGYSAHEGEERIIYSSREQEEKLGHPLIGPIEIEGAKPGMVLEVRINENVPGWYGRNWAGGTPAWQNEKLGIANSERLQVDWTLNREQMTGKCTLSGTEFSVALSPFLGLIGLAPGAPGTHRTAPPYRTGGNIDCKELVKGSSLFLPVEVDGAMLSFGDGHALQGDGENSGTAIECPMDHVALTVVLHEEMTLHMPKAKTPAGWVTFGFDEDLNEAAATALDEMIGLIQDFHSVSKTQATALASVAVDLHITQIVNGVKGVHALLPHGAIR
- a CDS encoding LTA synthase family protein; amino-acid sequence: MKKMKMTNYMPIFVLAVVMLWAKTYISQKTQFTLEVEGGLQEFLLLLNPLGSALLLLSLSLFFKGMRKYWVLLSIYLGMSILLYANVVYYRFFSDFITLPTLFQTQNFGDLGGSVLTLIQPLDILFFADVLLLGALVLSKRMEKDMRTVKKRMALPLIAAALLISLFNLSLAESDRPDLLTRGFDRTYIVKYLGMYNYALYDTVESVKASSQRVMADSDDNTEVLNYTKSNYAKPDEAYFGAAEDMNVIYLHLESFQTFLIDYELDGEEVTPFLNSMVEDPNTMYFDNFFHQTAQGKTSDAEFMLENSLFGLPKGSAFITKGQNTYQSAPAILKDEGYTSAVFHGNNGTFWNRSEIYKSFGYDHFFDIESYPNTTEADMAEYGLMDKPFFEQSAPLLESLPEPFYTKFITVAHHFPYKMDQQLATIEKGTTGDASVDNYFQTARYADEAIKQFFEQLEASGLADNTMIIMYGDHYGISDNHNEAMAEVLSKDITPVENAKLQRVPLFIHVPGMDGGLNDTYGGQIDLLPTVLHLLGVDTQNYVHFGTDLLSEEHEELVMFRNGDYVSPEAYSIGEAFYDPASGLPLEEGQLEEAEMLKQLGRYELQLSDGVVNGDLLRFYTPVGFTPVDPADYYYQQPRNTDN
- a CDS encoding ATP-binding cassette domain-containing protein yields the protein MTAVQLNHVTLKFKKFEALKDISLTLEAGKIHGLIGRNGAGKTSLLSLIAAFREPTTGEVAVDGALVFENPEKMEQIAFIYDKDYKEETEKAKKLIALAAHYRPHFDMDNAEHLIKRFKLPVDKPVNKLSKGMQSALNVVIGLASRAPITIFDEAYLGMDAPAREIFYKEILKDQEEHPRTFILSTHLVSEMDYLFDHVVIIDQGRLVLNEPYETLEAQGASVTGAAADVDAFTATMQRLNEQQLGGTKSVMVYGELDETKRQEAHALGLEIGPVSLQDLFIYLTEEAN
- the nadB gene encoding L-aspartate oxidase, yielding MYDVCIIGGGVAGLMLARSLPDSYSIALLTKQHAYAGNTALAQGGIAASISLDDCAQSHAIDTMLASAHHADAERVDILVREGADIVAELLAQGLPYDADRNGQPSLGMEGAHSTRRILHAGGDQTGSILMQFLLEDSAENITRLSGHQALELMISQGRCTGVLVSQPTGDRTIIRARHIVLATGGIGQLYNQTSNSSVATGDGLSLAYHAGAVLEDLEFVQFHPTVLTIGGKSCGLISEAVRGEGALLVDRNGKRIMEGIHPLMELAPRDVVARAIEWHWQQHGPVYLDARKVAEFAQHFPSIQTNCLRHGIDPRYERIPVRPGAHFHMGGVKTDSYGATTVAGLFAIGEVASTGVHGANRLASNSLLEGLVFGRRLAKRITELTHPEVPLDVPVNFSANQRLDFEALDESELKKEMTHVAGILRHPKQLERFLKAHPLRSFPLRDYSDELIAEIHRSTASSLIATAALLREESRGGHYRVDIPEMKEQWTGKVIELSKNGAHLSERKIQSKETV
- a CDS encoding GntR family transcriptional regulator is translated as MINPSDSTKPLFLQIRELIEDQIVNDQLQEGDQAPSTNQLVNFYKINHATVSKGITQLVDEGILYKKRGIGMFVAEGAKHTLVQQRKKAFVDNYVTRLVQEAEKLGITELEIIELIKSTKGRDV
- a CDS encoding IscS subfamily cysteine desulfurase; its protein translation is MMIYLDSAATAPMRKEAIAAYAEAAEKAFGNTQSLHDAGSAAADYVVSCRKLWGQFLNVRPDGIYFTGNASEANQLAIRSLLNGRPATSRQIVSTKLEHASVLSTLHELEKQGYTIDYIEVDRFGQVDMKAFEQAISEKTALVVMQLVNSEMGAVQPVKECAQIARRFGVPLHSDIVQGFGKLPVDIGLWGVASAVCSAHKIGGPKGVGIAYLDPSIHWQSVYEGTTHQNGFRAGTIDVPGIVSATIAAKLAISEQPHSYEHAQKLQDYLFAHLPDGVIATGEVTTKSPFIQGLILPHVEGQWMMLDCNRAQIAISTGTACKIGYGEAMSAMLAMGTEPDAARKFVRISFHRETSTRDIDEFIQVVDHSLTEFTSSL